A region of the Candidatus Methylomirabilis oxygeniifera genome:
CGACTGGCACACCGGCTCCCTTTGACGCCCTGGTCATCGATCAACTCTCGCGCCTGTCACGGGATATTGGGGATACGGATGCTATCGTCAAGCAGCTTAAGTTCCTCGACATTCGGATCATTGCGGTTCAGGATGGGATCGATACAGCGCAAGAGACGACGAAGATCAGTGTGACCGTGAAGAGCCTCGTGAACGAGATCTTCCTGGACGATCTTAGGAAGACGACGAAGCGGGGCCTGGACGGGCAGTTCCTGAAAGGGTTTTCGACCGGTGGGCGGACATACGGGTACCGTAGCGAGCCGGTCTATGACCCGGCCGGCCGCATTGACGCCCACGGGCATGCTATTCCGATCGGCTACCGGCTCTTCATCGATGAGGCCGAGGCGGCAATCCTTCGAGACTTGTTTCGGCGCTTTACGGAGGGAATGTGTGAAAAGTCGATCGCCAAGGACTTAAACCGTACCTATCCCGGCCAGAACTGGCGACCAAACACTATCTATATGATGCTCAGAAACTGTAAGTATGTAGGCCGCTTCAGCTTTAACCGGCGGGAATGGCGGAAGCATCCAACGACAGGACGGCGGGTCTGCCGCTGGCGTCCGAAGGAGCAGTGGGAAGAGCAGGTCTTCGAGGACTTGCGCATCATCGATGACGACACCTGGGAGAAGGTGCAGACTCGCCTGAGCACCCGGCAGCACCTCTTCGCCGGACGGAAGTCCCGGACAACACATCTGCTCTCCGGACTGCTGATTTGCCATCGCTGCGGCGGCCGCTACTCCATCATCGGCCAGACCTACTATGGATGTCGGAACCATTTCGAATCCGATACCTGTTCGAACGATATCCGAATCCGTCGCGAAGCCATTGAGAACCTTGTGATCTCCTCGCTAACTCGGAATCTGCTTGGCTGGCTGGAGACCATCCGGACGGCTGCGACCAGGCGTTGCAAACCCGCCGGCTCCGATGCGGGCACCCACGACAAGCAACGACTGAAGACGCTCCGTCAGCAAGCTGATGCGATCATGGCCGTCGTGCGCAGTGGTCGTTTGACGGGCCGAGCGTTGGAGGAGACGCTGACCACCTATCAGCAACTGTGGAATCAGGTAGAAACGATGGAGAAGGAGACTCGTGCGGCGACTCATCAGGATCGGCCCGTAGAGATTCACTACGATCCGGCGGTCGTCCAGGAGTTCCTCGCCCACCTGCCTGAGACCCTCCATACAGATGTCCGGTTAGGGCGGGAGTTTCTCCAGGAGACGCTGCAACACGTCCGGATCGAGGATGGCGAGCGGCGTCAGACGCGCTGCCCGGTTTGCGGGGAAGAGCAGGGCAAGCTCAGCCCGCAGCACATGCAGACCCACGGACTGACCTTAGACCAAGCCTATCGGGGCTTTCCAGGGCTGGGATTTACAAAAAAAGCCCGGCTGATCATCCAGCCGAGCCCCAGTGGGATATTGAACACTTTGAAGGTGTGCGGTTTGAAAGTTGCGGGGGCAGGATTTGAACCTGCGACCTTTGGGTTATGAGCCCAACGAGCTACCAGGCTGCTCCACCCCGCGAAGACATCTTAGGCAAGATAGCCGGCAGTGTCAAGGCTTTTCTGATCAGGCTCGGTGGCCAACAAGCCACAGGCGGCCGAAATGTCCAGGCCGCGACTCTCGCGAATGGTGGCCAGGATGTCGGCCGACCTCAAGATGCGTTGGAACATCTCGACGCGCTCCTGTGAAGGTCGCCGAAACGGGATGGCGGGGGCCTCGTTCAAGGACAAGAGATTCACCTTACACCGAAGGCCGCGCAGCAGCTTTACCAGTTCACGGGCGTCCTCGGATCGGTCGTTCACCCCATCGATCAGCACGTACTCGAATGTCAGCCGCCGCCGGGATGGGAGCGGATAGGCTCTGAGCGCGACCATCAACTCTTTGAGGGGATAGCGACGGTTGATCGGAACCAGCCGGTCACGCAACTCATCGGTGCTTGCATGGAGCGACACGGCCAAGTTCACCCCAAGTCCACTCTGGCCAAGCCGCACAATCTCCGGAACCAGGCCGACGGTCGAGAGGGTAATCCGGCGCGGCGGATACGCAAGACCCATTGGGTGCGACAGGATCGTGAGCGCCTTCACGGTGGCATCGTAGTTGTGGAGCGGCTCGCCCA
Encoded here:
- a CDS encoding putative recombinase (Evidence 3 : Function proposed based on presence of conserved amino acid motif, structural feature or limited homology), producing the protein MRIAFYGRYSSDNQRETSIEDQRRIVTRWAEQHGHTLVTEFTDYATSAASLKILNGLQQALHAATGTPAPFDALVIDQLSRLSRDIGDTDAIVKQLKFLDIRIIAVQDGIDTAQETTKISVTVKSLVNEIFLDDLRKTTKRGLDGQFLKGFSTGGRTYGYRSEPVYDPAGRIDAHGHAIPIGYRLFIDEAEAAILRDLFRRFTEGMCEKSIAKDLNRTYPGQNWRPNTIYMMLRNCKYVGRFSFNRREWRKHPTTGRRVCRWRPKEQWEEQVFEDLRIIDDDTWEKVQTRLSTRQHLFAGRKSRTTHLLSGLLICHRCGGRYSIIGQTYYGCRNHFESDTCSNDIRIRREAIENLVISSLTRNLLGWLETIRTAATRRCKPAGSDAGTHDKQRLKTLRQQADAIMAVVRSGRLTGRALEETLTTYQQLWNQVETMEKETRAATHQDRPVEIHYDPAVVQEFLAHLPETLHTDVRLGREFLQETLQHVRIEDGERRQTRCPVCGEEQGKLSPQHMQTHGLTLDQAYRGFPGLGFTKKARLIIQPSPSGILNTLKVCGLKVAGAGFEPATFGL
- a CDS encoding putative pyruvate formate lyase activating enzyme 2 (yfgB) (Evidence 3 : Function proposed based on presence of conserved amino acid motif, structural feature or limited homology; Product type pe : putative enzyme), with product MTDRVNRHGIVEMEEQRIDNKIDLKGLSLEEMERVVSDHGEPVYRGRQLFHWIYARDAHTFAEMTDLPIALRARLAEHTAIGALTPLAKEISRDGTRKYLLGCTDERQIETVLIPDERRLTACLSTQVGCALACAFCLTGKMGFVRHLQSGEVVDQVLALQRDLQPGERIGNLVLMGMGEPLHNYDATVKALTILSHPMGLAYPPRRITLSTVGLVPEIVRLGQSGLGVNLAVSLHASTDELRDRLVPINRRYPLKELMVALRAYPLPSRRRLTFEYVLIDGVNDRSEDARELVKLLRGLRCKVNLLSLNEAPAIPFRRPSQERVEMFQRILRSADILATIRESRGLDISAACGLLATEPDQKSLDTAGYLA